The window GGTGCTGTGAACCACTCACCTGTTCTGCACGCTATGCTTCTCGAAGTTGCTCTAGCATTTCATCAAGAGATTCCAGCTGGCCCTGGGTAAGCAACGAGTTGCCTGTAGGACGCTGCTTCCAAGTCTGATGGTATTTGTCTTCATCGTAGCCGTCGACTTCGACGATGGTGGCGAAATTTCTGTCGTGCTTGAGGACCAGTCGATCTAGTTTTGCGGAACCTGAGTTACTCTTGGTGCACTGAATTGCGAACATACTCTCGTTAGAAGGGGAGCCAAGAACGAAGCAAGCATCGAGCGTGCGTGCGAAGGACTTGCATCGGGCCGAGTGATGATGCGAGAGACTGGCCAACGGTGAGGCACGACAGGCGGTGCCGCTAACTTGATGGGTGATCCAGACCGGACATCGTTCTCGGATGGATAACTCACGACAAAATTTGTCGACGAAGTCTTGAATAAACTCTCGCTCTGACTTTGAGCTTGATTCCGATGAATAATTCCAGACGTTGCACACACCGTCAATGACAATGCCGCCGAGCGGCTTCACTGCGCTGAATCTACCGACACTCGCGGCAATCCACTCAGGAAAGTCCGTGAATTTACAATTGCGACCGTTAGGACGGTTTTCATATAGGTCTTCGCTGCATATCGGATGCAGCTGACGCGACAGCACTTCGAGCGCATGCCTACAACGGTCAATTTCGGAAACAAGCTGGCCTTGGTGACGTGGTAACTCTGAGTGTCTTGCCTGCTCGTAGGGTTGGATGCAATCAGACGGGCAGCCGAAGTTATCTCGTGCGACTTTTGCACTATGCGACACGACCCGCTGCTTCAGCATGCAAAAATCCGTCTCGATATCGAGCAACACCCAGGGAAAGGAGCAGTGGCACCGGTCCTGGAAAGCTGAGCCGCGGGTAGCCCCATTGCATGCGATCATGCTCGCGAGATGTGTTTTCCCGATGCCAGTTGGGCCTAAAATGCCGTAGACGCCAGTCGGGGCGGTGCCACCGCCGAGCAGTTTGTCGAGAAATGGCACGTGGGTTGTTCGAAGGTTGTAGATCACGATAGGCTCCCCGCCTGAAAGTTTTGAGCGATGAGCCAGCGGACGTCGCGTTCGCTCGCCTTGATACCTGCATCATCAAGCAGCTTTCGCAGGATGGTTCTCCCGGGAATTGGCACTGCGGGATAGCCGGACGTGGCCAGGATGGACCCCGCCGCTTCGAGCAGTCGCTCTCGCCTTTGTTGGGGTCTTGAACGAGGCTTGACGCGAGGGCGTGCCGTTCGCTTCCGACACCAATCCCCCCACTTCCGCACTGACTTCTGGGAATGAGTCATGTGAAATCGGGTGTGCCACTGCTGCGGCGAGCAGAGGGTCATCGTTGGCCAGTGGAACAGGCCATGGGGGTTATTCTTTAACTTTACCGTCGGCTCGCTTGAGTTTCGGCACTTGACCATGACAGCCCGGAGTCCCCCGACTTGCCCGGCTTCAACCAAGTCGATGTAGACGCCAGGGGGAGCGACGTAATTTCCCACGCAAAACTGCTTTAACTTCGTAAGCGAGGCGAGGGAATTGGGGATATATGCCATTACCGCGACACGCAGGGCAAGCTCCTCCGCATTCTCGTAGCACGCTTCGTTCGCCGCCCAAAATTGTTTTTGCTCCAGAACTGGCCCCAGCTGAACCGTCCATAATCCGCCGGTTCCGCCCAGCATCTCTGCTGTTGAATGGAGGGATGATCTCATCGCTGCACGCTCTGATTTGCACAGATCCTCATCAGCGAGCGCGATGCTGCACGTTTGCGACAGAAGAGCAATGTATCTCGGTCGCTGCTCCTCCAGGCGGCACGCTGAGTCTTGGAAGGCCTCTTCCATCTTTCGTGCGTAGCAGTGAGGGCAAACCCATGGATTTATGCACACGTTGCTATTGCGGACAAATCGGTACGTGTGGGGTATTTGAGTGGACGTTTGATAAAGGCTCGTTGTGCAGACCGTCGCCCTCGCTGCCGCCTTGTATTCAGTCGTACCCTCTTCGGTGGTCGCGTGCATCGCGAGCAGATGACAGCGGCTGAGATAGTCGAAGACTCGTGCTTCGCGAACGGTGGATTTGTGGTCCTTTCCCGACATTCGATCGTACGATTGGAGCAAAAATGAGGGATCGTTTTTCAGAACCTTCCGTTGAGCCCAGTTCCGGCGATCATCGCCCGCAGCCCCCGCAAGCAATTCCCTCTTCATCCAGTCCACGGGACGACGTCCAAGTGCTTTCACATCTTGAACGGCTGCGAGGTACTTGGCTTCCCGGGCGTAGTCGGACTCGTGTTTGCCACAGGACTCACCGAGGGCGTCCTCGTGCTCCGCCACGCGGGGTGTGTGGGCGGGCTTCTTCTGATACTCCGGCATGGCGATTGAACTTTCCTAACGGACTAAGGTGAATGGACTGGAGCTTTCGGCGTTCCTGGCTCAGCGTCATTTAACATTGTTCTTACGAACCTCTTTTTAAAATCCGGATTTTAAAGAGCGTCAATGATCGCGTTCATTTTTTTCGCGTCAATCTTGGCCTGATCAATCACGGCTCGCTTCATGTAGTCACCGACCTGCATGCCCTGCATGTTGGCTGCCGCTGTCACGACTGCGTGTTCATTGATCGAGAGTAAAATTTTGAGTTGTTTCGTCGTGCCTTTGCCTTCTAACTTCGCGGTTGGTTCTTTCTTGCTCATCGCACTTTCGTTCCCGTCGCGGCTCGCGACTGTCTAGAGTTGTTAAAACACCAAAGGCCTCCGAAGCTCGAAGGCCCTCAGGGGCCCATGTTACCCAATGGTCCTTCAGTGTCAACTGAATAAGTGCGGCAGCTAAAGAAACAGACCCGCATCAAGAAACCCAGATCCATTGGAGTCAACCTCTGAGGCCAGGCATGGGATCCGCTGACAGTATCCTCAGGACGTTTCTGGTGATTTCCGCCGGGCACGGACAGGACAAGAACATGCCCGCGGAACTGCACTCGCGCTCACCAAAACGGCGGAGTCGGGTTCCCAAAGCCCAACGCTCTAGCCTGCGAGCGGATCGTGAGTTGCGAGTGGGTCAGGAACCCCGTCAAAGATCGGCTGAAGTAACTGGCGGTATTCTTTCTGGGCTTCGAACAGATGAGCCCAGGGGCGATTTGAATAATGTTTGAAGAGCAGCTTGTCGCCTTTGTGGGGAATCCCGTGGGCCAGTGCAACGCTGGCGAGAACGGCACGGTTCTGATCGCCGCCCAGCCAATTGCTCATCTGGTCTCTGAGCGTGCCGAAGGGGAGCCCGGGTACTGCGTTTTTCCCCTCAGCTTTGTTAACCCGAGAGCACAATCGACTCCATTTATTCGAGAACGAGGACTGGGCGTTGCGGGATGAATCGCGGTAGAGGTTGCTACCGGTGCTCGTCAGCAGCATTCGCTCGGAAGACTTCAGTGGTCGCTTGAGTCGTCGCTCAAGATCAGCTTTCCACCACTGAACCAACTGAACCGTTTCCGGCCACAACCACCACCAACCGACAACGTCGGTCTTGGGTCGCAAGAACCCACACCATGAGTCGTTTTCGCAGCTAGCGATCTCGAGACCTTCCTTGGCCCATGGATGAGGTTGGTGCAAGGACAGAGCCGTCTCGTCAACATGGTGCTGCGACATGGCCCAGGGAACGGACGGATATGCCTCACTTAGTCGATTGAGAGAGCTTCCCGGGGGCATGTAAAGGCTGTGGGGCTCTGGCAACGTTGAGATCGATGACACCGAAACTGGGCGAGGAGAACCACCATCACGCGGCAGGTCAGATTCGTGGATCGTCCGAAGCGGAGGACGCCCCTCACGTCTATCAGGCCAACCGGCTATCGGAGGCTTCTAGAAATCATCACCGAGAGCGCTTAGTCCAAAAAGCCTAGGCGTTGGACAGGACGTTTGCTCGCCAAGTCGTCGGCGGCGGTCGTGACGGGCGTTGGCCCGGGCGGATTGAGTGAGCGATCGGCTGCCCCGTAGCGCAATACAACGGCTGAGTTCTGAGTGCACTTTTTTTTTGAGGTATTCTTCGACAGTCTCGCAGCCTTGTTTGGAGATGTCGATCTTGAAGCAGGAGCGCCGGATAGCTTGGGCACCCACAGCGGCATTTTCCTGACCCAACAAATTGATCAAGAATGCGCTCGCGTGAATTTGTTTGAGATCGGGTCAGCCGCCCCACGTTGACCATGGCGCATCGTCTGTCGAATACTCACTCCTGAGTTATCGGGAAAAATCCCGTTTGCAAAACCCCGATTCCCGAAAGCCCTGCGTTTTACTGCATCAAACAGCAAGTGATTGCAAGCAGTCAATTTAGACGATAACCTGCGTAAACCCTTGCGAAAGTGTGATTTACGGGTACGAAAAATCGAGTCTACGGAACCGAAGGTTAGAGGTTCGAATCCTCTGGGGTGTATTTTCGTGCGTCCATCGACCCCGGAAAAATCCAGTTTTGGCAGGTTTTTTCTTGACCGCGCGGTGCCAGGGCGTCCTTGCTTCCTGGTGCCCATCGGGTTGTTGTCTCTCGTCCTGCGTTTCAGCGGCGGGCTGCTGCCTCTATTTCGACTCGATCAAATCTTTTAGAATTCTGTGGCGTTCATGCAGATCAGCCAGTCGCCTGGCGGCGCCTCGCGGGTAAAGTGGTAGGACCTGCGGCCTAAAGAGCCCGGGCCAATTGGGTGTCAAATTGGCCGCTTGCATGACTGAACGCACGGTTTTCTCGGAGGAAAAGTCTCGGTCGTTGAGCTGGTCAATTTCCAGATATCGAAATTGGATCAGATGCTTCACAATAGCACTGCTGGACCACAAAAATAGGCGGCTGTCTTGATCAAAGTCGCGCGGTTGCCCCTATGGTGAGCAATACGGGATAGAATCCATCGCTCGACGCGTTGATCTACAGAGGCACAGCGTTCCCGCGGTCGCGACACATCGTTATCGGATGCCCACGCAGTCCTCTCAACTCTCCAATTTGTTGCCAGACACCTTTGTTCGTCTCCACCCAATAGACCGAATCGTCATACGTGAACATCGTGACGGTGGTGCCTACTAGCATTTCTTTCAACTAGACTGGCAATCCGTTATACCTCTCGCAGAAGAAGCAAAGCAGGGAGCAGATTGATGCGTTTGTCGTTGATATGAAGCAGGAATTTGCGAGCGAAATTCCTGGCCTGACCATTGACGCGTTACTGCTGACTCGGGATGAAGATGGCGATCGGTATCTTGAAACGCCCCGTCGGCAGTACTGTGAATAGATTTCTGCGGATTTCGTCGCTATCCTGCCGATGGTTGCCGCCCCCGCTGCATCGCGCCAACCCGATGGTCTGGAAACGTCTCAGCGTAGAGCTTCGTAGCCTTTACGGCGTCGCGATCGTACTGCATGCAGATCGTGTTCTTGGCAGGTTTCATGGTTGTCTTTTGCCTTTGACCAGCGAATTCACGCAAACGGCTTTCTTCCCGCCGCTTGTCGAGCGTCGGCCAACTGACCGCGATGCGACATCGCGTGCATGGCGATAAACAGAAACACCTTACCAATGGTTTGGAAGGATGGATCATCACGCAGGGCATCTGGGACCGCGATCGGTCGGTCGGCCAATCGCGAGTCGGCTATTTGTTTTAGTAGCCTCAGCGTTGAACGATGCGTGACATCAAAGGCATCGACGACCTCCGTGTAGGAGGGATAGTTCGCGACATCCGAAAGCGGCAGTGTTCCGCCAGCGAAGATGTCCGACCAGTTTTCGTAGGGACTGGCGTTCCCGCTGATCATTGCCAGCAGTCCGGCATTCGAATAGGTCAAATGCCCCATGATCCAGAGCGGGTGGTTGCCGGGCGTGGGGGTCGGCGATGTCATCGGTACATCGGCCAGATCGTCCGCTAGCGGTTTGATCCAGTCGAAGCTGAACATCAAAGCCTCTTGCAGAGT of the Allorhodopirellula heiligendammensis genome contains:
- a CDS encoding VOC family protein, yielding MKPAKNTICMQYDRDAVKATKLYAETFPDHRVGAMQRGRQPSAG
- a CDS encoding YciI family protein codes for the protein MKFVCMGFISESKLQSLSAEEGQRMMDRCFAYDDELRRGGHFLGGEALQSTMNAVTLRTKNGSVDVTDGPYAETKEMLGGILLLEARDMDHAVALMSQHPGVKMGPFEIRPADEQVNALIATRDEAVRAETPQRDETIHSKATLQEALMFSFDWIKPLADDLADVPMTSPTPTPGNHPLWIMGHLTYSNAGLLAMISGNASPYENWSDIFAGGTLPLSDVANYPSYTEVVDAFDVTHRSTLRLLKQIADSRLADRPIAVPDALRDDPSFQTIGKVFLFIAMHAMSHRGQLADARQAAGRKPFA